A genomic stretch from Musa acuminata AAA Group cultivar baxijiao unplaced genomic scaffold, Cavendish_Baxijiao_AAA HiC_scaffold_1138, whole genome shotgun sequence includes:
- the LOC135671151 gene encoding receptor-like protein EIX1, whose product MAFTLSFSSSLFCLLGILLLHGATVTGGCYSLEREALLDFKAGVGDTRNRLSSWTGHHCCTWKGVACDTTTGHVIMLDLRNTNITDDWALRGEGMMNSSLLALSHLEHLDLSFNDFSGIRMPEFIGSFKKLRYLNLSSTKCNRYY is encoded by the coding sequence ATGGCTTTCACCCTATCCTTCTCATCATCGTTATTCTGCCTTTTGGGCATCCTCCTCCTCCACGGGGCAACGGTGACAGGCGGGTGTTATAGCTTGGAGAGGGAGGCGCTGCTGGACTTCAAAGCTGGTGTCGGAGACACCCGCAACCGGCTATCTTCTTGGACAGGCCACCACTGTTGCACATGGAAGGGAGTGGCCTGCGACACCACCACTGGCCACGTCATCATGCTCGACCTCCGGAACACAAATATTACAGATGATTGGGCATTACGCGGTGAGGGGATGATGAACTCGTCATTGCTTGCTTTATCACATCTGGAGCACTTGGATCTTAGCTTCAATGATTTCAGCGGGATCCGCATGCCGGAATTCATCGGCTCCTTCAAGAAACTGAGATACCTCAATCTATCTTCTACaaaatgtaaccgttattattaa
- the LOC135671242 gene encoding receptor-like protein EIX1, protein MRILVPWFNHLFEAKGFPTPSKVRVLSREEPKFKKKPLQKFLATMAGGTLFRFRICLLCFYYNDLETQVGFIKISYTKFMGRIPARLGNLSSLYVLDLRAALRFAPLVDNLDWLSHLTSLKHLDLSGLKLTDVPDWFSSVNMLPSLQVLSMSSVGLNTIPASVVHVNFTSSLTVLDLSFNNFNSILPKWLGNISSLTHLDLHYSGFYGVIPDAIGDLGRLKELHMPGNQLTGNLSGWLEQMTNLIILDLRSNLFNGSMPSSSVGKLSNLTELYLGGNSLGGVISEVHFENLTRLQVLDLYDNSITISIRQSWFPPFQLRLVYLTNCQLGPQFPDWLQFQTQMEELYLADCKIAGTMPAWFWNISSSTIIFLDLSNNQIRGKLPSSLKFTKLERLHLESNRFEGPLPTILPSTLDTLYLSNNSFTGQLPIWPHVRLVSISDNMLDGGLSSSICQ, encoded by the coding sequence atgaggattttggtcccttggttcaatcatctctttgaagcgaaaggctttcctacaccatctaaagtgagagttctgagccgagaagaaccaaagttcaagaagaaacctttgcagaaattcttggcgacaatggctggaggtacgctatttcgtttccgcatttgtttattgtgtttctattacaatgatttagaaacacaagttggcttcatcaaaATTTCTTACACAAAATTCATGGGAAGAATACCTGCTCGGCTGGGGAACCTTTCGAGCCTCTACGTTCTTGATCTAAGAGCTGCTTTACGTTTTGCACCCCTTGTTGACAACCTCGACTGGCTCTCCCATCTTACCTCCCTGAAGCACCTGGACTTGAGCGGGTTGAAGCTAACCGATGTCCCAGATTGGTTCTCATCGGTGAACATGCTGCCTTCCCTCCAAGTGTTAAGTATGTCTTCCGTTGGTCTCAACACCATCCCAGCTTCTGTTGTCCACGTCAACTTCACCTCCTCTCTTACTGTCCTTGATCTCTCCTTCAATAATTTCAACTCCATCTTACCCAAATGGTTGGGGAATATTAGTAGTCTTACCCATCTTGATCTCCATTATTCTGGGTTCTATGGCGTTATTCCTGATGCAATTGGAGACTTGGGCAGACTGAAAGAATTACATATGCCGGGCAACCAATTGACAGGAAATTTGAGCGGTTGGTTGGAGCAAATGACGAATCTCATCATTTTGGATCTCCGATCTAATTTATTCAACGGTTCCATGCCTTCCTCCTCCGTTGGTAAGTTGTCTAATCTCACTGAATTGTATCTCGGTGGAAATTCTCTGGGAGGTGTCATTTCAGAAGTTCATTTTGAGAATCTTACGAGATTGCAAGTATTAGACTTGTATGACAACTCCATCACCATATCCATTAGACAGAGTTGGTTCCCCCCTTTCCAACTCAGATTAGTATATCTAACCAATTGTCAGTTGGGACCTCAATTTCCAGATTGGTTGCAGTTCCAAACACAGATGGAAGAATTATATTTGGCAGACTGTAAAATTGCAGGGACAATGCCCGCTTGGTTttggaatatttcatcttctaccatCATATTTTTAGACCTTTCGAACAACCAGATAAGAGGCAAGCTGCCATCTTCTTTAAAGTTCACCAAGTTGGAAAGATTACATTTGGAATCCAACAGATTTGAAGGTCCATTGCCAACGATATTACCGTCTACACTCGATACTCTATACCTCTCCAATAATTCCTTTACAGGGCAATTGCCGATATGGCCCCATGTTAGATTGGTGTCAATCTCTGATAACATGCTTGACGGTGGCTTATCTTCATCAATCTGCCAATGA